A single genomic interval of Oncorhynchus mykiss isolate Arlee chromosome 13, USDA_OmykA_1.1, whole genome shotgun sequence harbors:
- the LOC118936356 gene encoding zinc finger protein 572-like — protein sequence MSTLSYSPPDKEEVCWTEKEALVKEEAVPIQEQVEGGAVTVKEEEEDVSLKDEEDAFRVKEEEDFTVKEEEKEEDAGFGEKEVGFGEKEVTVTEKEDEDVFLMKDEEGEITVTLEEDEEEKTGELINTSKYRERLDYRGSSGERQQHHDADKAENSLSTSKHLKKHQRRPTGKKSHRCSDCGKRFTSSAGIKIHQRIHTGEKSYSCDLCGKSFTTSSHLTVHQRTHTGEKPYSCDQCEKSFTTSSHLTVHQRTHTGEKSYSCAQCGKSFTTSSHLAVHQRTHTGEKPFNCSQCGKRYSDKRNLITHQKIHGQN from the exons ATGAGTAcactaagctactctcctcctgataaagaagaggtctgctggacggagaaggAAGCTCTCGTCAAAGAGGAGGCTGTTCCAATACAAGAACAAGTAGAGGGTGGGGCTGTTactgtgaaagaggaggaggaagacgtttCATTGAAGGACGaggaagacgcgttcagagtgaaagaggaggaggattttacagtaaaagaagaggagaaagaggaggatgcaggttttggagagaaggaggtaggTTTTGGAGAGAAGGAGGTTACTGTGACAGAGAAAGAAGATGAAGACGTTTTTTTAATGAAGGATGAAGAGGGGGAGATTACAGTCACATTAGAGGAGGACGAAGAAGAGAAGACTGGAGaactgattaacaccagtaaataca gagagagactggactatcgtggatcctctggggagcgtCAACAACATCATGATGCTGACAAGGCAGAGAATAGTCTCTCCACATCAAaacacctcaagaaacaccagaggagacccacagggaagaaatctcaccgctgctctgactgtgggaagagattcacctcCTCAGCAGGcattaaaattcatcagagaatccacacaggagagaaatcataTAGCTGTGATctatgtgggaagagttttactacatctagccATCTGactgtacaccagagaacacacacaggagagaaaccttatagctgtgatcaatgcgagaagagttttactacatctagccATCTGactgtacaccagagaacacatacaggagagaaatcttatagctgtgctcaatgcgggaagagttttactacatctagtCATCTGGctgtacaccagagaacacacacaggagagaaaccttttaaCTGTAGTCAGTGTGGgaagagatactctgataaaagaAATCTGATTacacatcagaaaatacatggtCAGAACTGA